GCGACCGCTTCGGCCTCCTGGGGTCCAGCGTTGAGGACACGAACGTTGCTGATCATGCGACGGGTCCTGCTGTGCGGGAACTCCGCATGTGCGGTTGGCTTCGACAATCGGATGACTCGCTGTTCGAGCATCGGACGCCGATCGTGGATCAGCGAGAAGGAGTCTTCCGGGGCGCACTGCGGCCGGTCCGACGCCGGGACCTCGTAGAGGCAGTCGAGTGTGAAAAGGTCGAGCCATTCCTCGAGTCTCCAGTCGTCGAGCAAGGCGGCTTCGTGGTACAGAAAGTCCTCGACGTCGCTGCGGGTGAGTCCGGCGTTCGTGACTGCGGCGGTCACAGGGCCGCGGCTTCGTTGCGGGCCGGCTCCAAGGCCGGGCCACTCGGTGAAGACCCAAGGTACGAGGTGTCGTAGTGGGGACCTTCGCGGTGGCCGGGTTGACCGGTGATGCGAGTATTCCATTGGCGCCAAAAGCACCGCATCTGAAGTTCATCCACCGCGGTCGGCTGCTCCGAACCCAATCCCCGGGAAATGTCGGACCACTCCACTTCGTGCATCGACGAGAAGCCCCGTTGGCATTGCTCGAGTCCTTCGACATCATCCGGGGTGGCCAGGCCGGCTGGGCCCCAGAAAGTCAATGCGTTGTCGATGCGGTAACGCTTCAATTCATCTGAGGCGTCAGCGGGCATGAGTTGCCAGCCGGTGATCTCGGTCTTATCGGGCGCCAGGGGGAACATCGTTCGGACCTGGATTCCGAAGTTGAGGTCGATCAGCGCCATGTTCGGGAAGATGATGGCGTTACGTGTGGTGTTGAGCATGCGTTTGGTGTGCGGTTCCCCGAGGCGTTGCACGGTTTCAGCACGCCGAGCCACCGTGGCATCCCGGATCTCTTCAGACATCAATGGCATTCCGAGCTCGGGGCTTTCGACCACGGCATGTCCATTACCCAAATCGCAACCCAGTCCATTGCCCTGCTGGGCGACGAGCCCCGGGGTGACTCCGAGATTCAACATCATCTCGAAGTAGGTTTGATGCACGGTGAAGCCGTGGTAGCCATCGCAACTGTTCTCCATCAGCAGCTTCCAGTTCGCCCGCATCGAATAGTTGTGCGTTCCCTGCACAATCTGCATGCCGCTGGAAGACTGATCGGCCACGAGATCGATCACGTGCTTGGCGTCACCGA
This genomic window from Mycobacterium saskatchewanense contains:
- a CDS encoding aromatic-ring-hydroxylating dioxygenase subunit beta, coding for MTAAVTNAGLTRSDVEDFLYHEAALLDDWRLEEWLDLFTLDCLYEVPASDRPQCAPEDSFSLIHDRRPMLEQRVIRLSKPTAHAEFPHSRTRRMISNVRVLNAGPQEAEAVANFTIFRSRNGTEVFYVGSYRYGLTLSGGQMKIRYRCAVLDHEVLDPHGKISIIL
- a CDS encoding aromatic ring-hydroxylating oxygenase subunit alpha, with the protein product MNGDSEMTKGNSMIHAQSRSLVVDDREKNLFRVHRSAFTSEEIFRREQEEIFAKCWLYVGHESEIPRPNDFQTRRVGGRTVIYARDRDGGIQVMLNTCRHRGAEVCRERRGNRKNFVCFYHGWAYDNQGALINVPDGQRYSEHFSRADHGLFKPRTETYGGFTYLTYSTDAPPLPEYLGDAKHVIDLVADQSSSGMQIVQGTHNYSMRANWKLLMENSCDGYHGFTVHQTYFEMMLNLGVTPGLVAQQGNGLGCDLGNGHAVVESPELGMPLMSEEIRDATVARRAETVQRLGEPHTKRMLNTTRNAIIFPNMALIDLNFGIQVRTMFPLAPDKTEITGWQLMPADASDELKRYRIDNALTFWGPAGLATPDDVEGLEQCQRGFSSMHEVEWSDISRGLGSEQPTAVDELQMRCFWRQWNTRITGQPGHREGPHYDTSYLGSSPSGPALEPARNEAAAL